A genomic region of Leptotrichia hofstadii contains the following coding sequences:
- a CDS encoding OmpP1/FadL family transporter: MKLKIAIISILTAVFANAASIDYLSNNSASYFQNPSQTGKITVEGVFYNPAGTAFLDDGTYINANMQNSMVEESMTLNGKKLKSHRYAGAPSFNLLYKKNNYSLFGNLSVIAGGATLRYNEGVAGIELAGETFNNLTGGRLGAKVVKNRFTGQNRYYQLMLGGAYKINDNFSMSGGLKYVYAHRKLDGEAQYDYNDRVGAAIGLSRNYLSMNSKRNAKGVGGIIGFDYKPTDTLNFALRYETPVKLKFKSKAQEDDKMLLAGRPLGISFFYPEYADGVHSRRDLPGVLALGVSKDINKWTLSSGYTHYFNKAAKIDRFKYNDGYEINFGADYRINDKFTWHAGFNYANTGAKKESFSDVEYAINSQIYATGLTYKPTESSEWKFGIAHVNYNAANGKREQTSLPGIYIDKSKVKYDKNINVFTVGYTHKF, from the coding sequence ATGAAATTAAAAATAGCAATTATATCAATTTTAACAGCAGTTTTTGCAAATGCGGCAAGCATTGACTATCTGTCAAACAATTCTGCCTCATACTTTCAAAATCCGTCTCAAACTGGTAAAATTACTGTGGAAGGAGTATTCTATAATCCTGCCGGAACTGCATTTTTAGACGACGGAACCTATATCAACGCAAACATGCAGAACTCAATGGTCGAAGAGTCGATGACATTAAATGGAAAAAAACTGAAATCCCACAGATATGCAGGAGCCCCTTCATTTAACCTTCTGTATAAAAAGAATAACTATTCACTTTTTGGAAATTTAAGCGTTATTGCAGGCGGAGCGACTCTGCGTTATAATGAGGGTGTCGCAGGAATCGAGCTTGCAGGGGAAACTTTCAACAACCTGACAGGCGGAAGACTTGGAGCAAAAGTTGTAAAAAACCGTTTTACTGGACAAAACCGTTACTATCAGCTAATGCTTGGAGGGGCATATAAAATTAATGACAATTTCTCTATGTCAGGAGGATTAAAATATGTTTACGCTCACAGAAAACTTGACGGAGAAGCTCAATATGACTACAATGACCGTGTAGGAGCCGCAATCGGACTTAGCAGGAACTATTTATCAATGAATTCAAAACGTAATGCAAAAGGTGTTGGAGGAATTATAGGCTTTGACTATAAGCCCACTGACACATTAAACTTTGCCTTGAGATACGAAACTCCAGTGAAGCTGAAATTTAAGTCAAAAGCGCAGGAAGATGATAAAATGCTACTTGCGGGACGCCCTCTTGGAATTTCATTCTTCTATCCTGAATACGCAGACGGCGTACACTCAAGACGTGACTTGCCAGGAGTTCTGGCTCTAGGAGTATCAAAGGATATAAACAAATGGACACTTTCCAGCGGATATACACATTACTTCAACAAAGCTGCAAAAATAGACAGATTCAAGTATAACGACGGATATGAAATAAACTTCGGAGCAGATTACAGAATAAATGACAAATTCACTTGGCACGCTGGATTCAATTACGCAAATACAGGAGCCAAAAAAGAATCATTCTCTGATGTGGAATACGCGATAAATTCACAAATTTACGCAACAGGACTGACATACAAGCCTACAGAATCCTCAGAGTGGAAATTTGGAATCGCCCATGTAAACTACAACGCCGCCAACGGAAAACGTGAACAAACATCACTTCCAGGAATCTACATTGATAAATCAAAAGTAAAATACGACAAAAATATAAACGTATTCACAGTTGGTTACACACATAAATTCTAA
- a CDS encoding translocation/assembly module TamB domain-containing protein, with translation MRYIKKSLIVFIFLLISVFGIKLYISTRNFRGMLTSILKSSGLNVEFKNVKLIGFNTLQIDDLKVKDMAGNVVIYGKKTTAGISLLMPTRLNRIDVYNGIVNLERRKNNDFNIFHVIKKDLKKPQTYDPTSRIGKLYIHNATVNYTDISFSKKISKTLTKVNGKLETAKSRGFSIVAKGIGNKNEDGTVEALKIELKQILKSKQSIYSMFDKIKNSDARRKDFRLNFSFENVGIKEELGQYVPLEMIKAKGGILNGVLKLENDKVKKTTHALGSLKIRNGKISYVDLDGDIEGANAVIDLKKDKITVNASTKLKESPVTFALAYLIQNQKINLKLAADNLPFEEAARYKIIKNAKIDAQGKVTANLEVNSDIKKKKTTVDGKFSSSNIKLANYNFQNIKTAMKIADEKLTLTNTSFVFDETISGFKIKEDVKSDKFVYDLKNKTGNGNYILNNLGSDFSIGTITGNLKISAKNIISGTVNSNVLNGNYTINPSRRTLVANARSKGYFTVNYGGKSYTISPDVDNLVVNFNGKNMLRSGLINAKIKNLSIPLVHSVNAHVKIHNGNYTISGTAGINGGGTVSINGTTTSDMKHSYSLNLPKNIDIAKLLRANGYKFKGLEKAKLPATLTARINGSGNKISGTYELYSPYGEYIGEYEKLHASGKINDLANMDITVNTNMDELWLGYQRLKNVSGNLHIKDNVVNITDIRNENLNAAGKFNLKTGRMDINAGLKDYRLYNTSGPKVNLQVGTLDANLSGTVDKLSGTITMPSAPTTVNSRYVGDTNARLSIKNGVINFEDVTLRENSLYGTYDLKTGISDIGLSLNEPDIPKLLEMKDLTFGTRSNLSLKGDLNNFNLAGQVILGNMSFKTYRIPHIVAELEYSNGDIDKFFKYGTFDLQKLKFVGDNEETLFETQTKFDLANVNIDYQIEKQKFSLDSVQDLKDKGYSGDIDFGFMYRGSFENFITGIQIKSDEVKLSGFPVKNVDIDLQANEKTLNIGQFYLEYEENPLLVNGYVQFAPVKYNVSMLAKDFNLNFLGVNKDVEQASGIANIDAIFSNESTTGHILLDNFNYKTKDHQTLVDSINANIDLRNNKLVVNRLDGGYNGGTFKVSGDLDVPKIPADFMKTKRLELGKFELNANLDKVGLHYGKGIDFALTGDLVFTENRLFGNLVVDNAEIREIPNFNSKNAENGQEAAASQEETANSKDKTIVEGVVEEVIDKIMKQYTVNVNVRTGNNVKIKIPSVSVVKNIKGTVKGASDITYDNGEIGIDGEYAITRGSFSVNGNDFKIEGAEIRFVPSANGTTASVSNPFVIFDASTVINGERIEINVSGNVSKPEIKFTSSSGKTKEEIVSLLAFNTVVGNGERRPGKNGNENSADGLVVAGSLVNTALNELIFSSVTGKIREALGMSKVSVSTNVNRSDKTGEYSAATTLTLQDNLYKDRLFWNASVKFPYQTSKSEGKNPVGYNAWLSYNVTNGLDLRLGGESINKNRSRTNMDNGARVNYYFGVDFSTRADTFRDILRKIFRKKKLDTLKK, from the coding sequence ATGAGATATATAAAGAAATCTTTGATTGTATTCATTTTTCTTCTAATATCTGTATTCGGAATAAAGCTCTATATTTCCACTCGGAATTTTAGAGGCATGCTGACTTCAATATTAAAATCCAGCGGGCTGAATGTTGAGTTCAAGAATGTCAAGCTGATTGGATTCAATACTCTTCAGATTGATGATCTGAAAGTAAAGGATATGGCTGGAAATGTCGTTATCTATGGAAAAAAGACCACGGCTGGAATAAGTCTTCTTATGCCGACACGGCTTAACAGGATAGATGTCTATAACGGAATTGTAAACTTGGAACGAAGGAAAAATAATGACTTCAATATTTTCCATGTCATAAAAAAAGACCTGAAAAAGCCGCAGACATACGATCCCACAAGCAGAATTGGAAAACTTTATATTCATAACGCAACCGTAAATTACACAGATATAAGTTTTTCCAAAAAAATATCAAAAACTTTGACAAAAGTGAATGGTAAACTGGAAACAGCAAAATCACGAGGTTTTTCAATCGTGGCAAAAGGGATTGGAAATAAAAATGAAGATGGCACAGTGGAAGCATTAAAGATTGAACTGAAACAGATTTTGAAATCAAAGCAGTCTATTTATTCAATGTTTGATAAAATAAAAAATAGTGATGCAAGAAGGAAGGATTTCCGTTTAAACTTCAGCTTTGAGAACGTTGGCATAAAAGAGGAATTAGGGCAGTATGTACCGCTTGAAATGATAAAGGCAAAGGGCGGAATATTAAATGGTGTCCTTAAGCTTGAAAATGACAAAGTGAAAAAAACTACACATGCTCTGGGAAGTCTGAAAATACGCAACGGAAAGATTAGCTATGTTGATCTGGATGGCGATATTGAAGGCGCTAATGCAGTAATTGACTTGAAAAAAGACAAAATTACCGTAAATGCCAGCACGAAATTGAAAGAAAGTCCAGTAACGTTTGCACTTGCCTATCTTATTCAGAATCAGAAGATAAATCTGAAACTGGCTGCTGACAATCTGCCTTTTGAAGAGGCTGCAAGATACAAGATTATAAAAAATGCAAAAATTGATGCGCAAGGCAAAGTGACGGCAAATCTTGAAGTAAATTCAGACATTAAAAAGAAAAAGACTACCGTTGATGGAAAATTTTCGTCAAGCAATATAAAACTTGCAAATTATAATTTTCAAAATATAAAGACGGCAATGAAAATTGCTGATGAAAAATTAACATTGACAAATACGTCGTTTGTGTTTGATGAAACAATTTCAGGATTTAAGATTAAGGAAGATGTGAAATCCGACAAGTTTGTCTATGACTTGAAGAATAAAACAGGGAATGGGAACTATATCCTAAATAATCTTGGTTCAGATTTTAGCATCGGAACTATAACAGGAAATCTCAAAATATCAGCTAAGAATATTATATCCGGAACTGTAAATTCCAACGTGCTGAATGGAAATTATACAATTAATCCAAGCAGACGGACTCTTGTGGCAAATGCCAGAAGCAAAGGCTATTTTACGGTAAATTACGGTGGCAAAAGTTACACAATCAGCCCTGATGTGGATAATCTGGTCGTAAATTTCAATGGGAAAAATATGCTCCGTTCAGGATTAATAAATGCGAAAATAAAGAATTTGTCAATTCCGCTTGTACATAGCGTAAATGCCCATGTGAAAATCCATAACGGGAATTATACGATAAGTGGAACAGCTGGAATCAATGGCGGCGGAACAGTAAGCATAAACGGGACTACAACTTCCGATATGAAACATTCATATTCGTTAAATCTGCCAAAAAACATTGACATAGCAAAGCTGCTAAGAGCCAATGGATATAAGTTCAAAGGGCTGGAAAAGGCAAAGCTGCCAGCAACGCTTACAGCCAGAATTAACGGAAGCGGAAACAAAATTTCAGGGACTTATGAGCTTTACAGTCCGTATGGAGAATATATCGGAGAATACGAAAAGCTTCATGCTAGTGGTAAAATCAATGATCTTGCCAATATGGATATAACTGTAAATACAAATATGGATGAACTGTGGCTTGGATACCAGCGTCTAAAAAATGTAAGTGGAAACTTGCATATAAAGGACAATGTTGTAAATATTACAGATATCCGCAATGAAAACCTTAATGCGGCTGGAAAGTTCAATCTGAAAACAGGAAGAATGGACATAAATGCAGGGCTGAAGGACTACAGGCTTTACAATACTTCAGGACCTAAGGTTAACCTGCAAGTGGGAACATTGGATGCAAATCTTTCAGGAACGGTTGACAAGCTTTCAGGAACAATAACTATGCCGTCTGCACCGACAACTGTAAATTCAAGATATGTTGGTGACACAAATGCACGTTTAAGCATAAAAAACGGAGTAATAAACTTTGAGGATGTGACTTTGCGTGAAAATAGCCTTTATGGAACTTATGATTTGAAAACTGGAATTTCAGATATTGGGCTTAGCTTAAATGAACCTGACATTCCAAAACTACTGGAAATGAAGGACTTAACATTTGGAACAAGGTCAAATCTTAGCCTTAAGGGTGACTTGAATAATTTCAATCTGGCAGGACAGGTAATTCTTGGAAATATGAGCTTTAAAACTTATAGGATTCCACATATTGTCGCAGAACTTGAATATTCCAATGGGGATATAGACAAGTTTTTCAAATACGGAACATTTGACTTGCAGAAACTGAAATTTGTCGGAGATAATGAGGAAACGCTGTTTGAGACACAGACAAAATTCGATCTTGCCAATGTAAATATTGATTATCAGATAGAAAAACAGAAGTTCTCGCTTGATTCGGTACAGGATCTGAAGGATAAGGGGTATAGTGGCGATATTGACTTTGGCTTCATGTATCGTGGAAGCTTTGAAAACTTCATAACGGGAATTCAGATAAAATCAGATGAAGTCAAGCTGAGTGGATTTCCAGTAAAAAATGTGGATATTGACTTGCAGGCAAATGAAAAGACTTTAAATATCGGGCAGTTCTACTTGGAATACGAGGAAAATCCGTTGCTTGTAAATGGATATGTGCAGTTTGCACCAGTAAAATACAACGTTTCAATGCTTGCCAAGGACTTTAACTTGAACTTCCTTGGAGTCAATAAGGATGTAGAGCAGGCAAGCGGAATTGCAAACATAGATGCGATTTTCTCAAATGAATCGACAACAGGGCATATTCTTCTGGATAACTTCAATTACAAAACGAAGGACCATCAGACCCTTGTGGACAGCATAAATGCCAACATTGATTTACGGAACAACAAGCTTGTTGTAAACCGTCTGGATGGAGGGTATAATGGAGGAACCTTTAAAGTAAGCGGAGATCTGGATGTTCCAAAAATACCGGCTGACTTTATGAAGACAAAGCGTCTTGAACTTGGAAAATTTGAATTGAATGCAAATCTTGACAAAGTTGGGCTGCATTATGGAAAAGGTATTGATTTTGCACTTACTGGCGACCTGGTCTTTACTGAAAACAGGCTGTTTGGAAATCTGGTTGTGGATAATGCAGAAATTCGTGAAATACCTAACTTTAATTCAAAAAATGCTGAAAATGGACAGGAAGCCGCGGCTTCACAAGAAGAAACTGCAAACTCCAAGGACAAGACAATTGTCGAGGGGGTAGTGGAAGAAGTTATCGATAAGATAATGAAACAGTATACAGTAAACGTGAATGTACGTACTGGAAATAATGTAAAAATTAAGATTCCAAGTGTAAGTGTTGTAAAAAATATAAAGGGAACTGTAAAGGGAGCTTCTGATATTACTTACGATAACGGAGAAATCGGAATAGACGGAGAGTATGCAATTACAAGAGGTTCATTTTCTGTAAATGGAAACGATTTTAAAATAGAAGGAGCAGAAATAAGATTTGTTCCATCTGCTAACGGAACTACGGCATCTGTATCGAATCCGTTTGTCATATTTGATGCAAGCACAGTAATAAATGGAGAAAGGATAGAAATAAATGTAAGCGGAAATGTAAGCAAGCCTGAAATAAAATTTACTTCCTCATCAGGTAAAACTAAAGAGGAAATTGTATCATTGCTCGCATTCAACACAGTAGTTGGAAATGGAGAGAGAAGACCTGGTAAAAATGGCAATGAAAATTCGGCTGACGGACTCGTCGTTGCAGGCTCTTTAGTTAATACTGCATTAAATGAGTTGATTTTTTCATCAGTAACTGGTAAAATTAGAGAGGCATTAGGTATGTCTAAAGTATCTGTTTCGACAAATGTAAACCGTTCAGACAAAACAGGAGAATACAGTGCGGCAACAACGCTTACTCTTCAGGACAATCTGTATAAGGACAGGCTGTTCTGGAACGCATCAGTTAAATTCCCATACCAGACTTCAAAATCTGAAGGAAAAAATCCAGTGGGATATAACGCATGGCTTAGCTATAACGTTACAAATGGACTGGATTTACGTCTTGGAGGTGAAAGTATAAATAAAAACAGATCTAGAACGAACATGGACAATGGTGCAAGAGTAAATTATTATTTTGGAGTTGACTTTTCAACAAGAGCTGATACATTTAGAGATATTTTAAGAAAAATATTTAGAAAGAAAAAACTTGATACATTAAAAAAATAG
- a CDS encoding BamA/OMP85 family outer membrane protein → MSKQEVKNKIYALIVVVTLFVSVNNVSQAEEKGGTIGTAELADNKNLLADGETETGIETSTADEAESLSNFNEVEPIRVKGRKIKKSKRSKKEELEVQKAMEQKVELKVGTIQVSNLNEISADAILEKLPVKSGDDYSNKSLSDIYLAVKRLGYIAEANVIPQVDGDTVNILIQVSEVENAEAIRKKLQLREDMQKETEFTVAKIGIEGTKIKNGEDYLKDLPIKTGDRFIPQKAVDGAQKIFQSGFFSSVEPKIDRKTDNTVSIVYEVQENPIIQSINFEGNTLYTNDQLEKALGVQRGEILNGNMLNPDENGVIKLYAKDGYTLARIETINVSPEGVVNIGLTEGMVDSVDFQKAPSKKDNERQSLKATTLRTKPYVFERVQEVRPGEIFKRENVESTMRELYRTGIFTSIEPVLSGKEDDPNARVVEFLVEERPTTSINGSISYGTSVGLVGELKLSDSNFLGRGQDASITLSASNKGDKTFDISWFDPWVKNTERVQLGGNVYWNESVDDNADRDEVEKVKKAGTRWTIGKGLNSNLYVRLAARYDHFKELLGSKEVNDKYNLLAIGPSLIYDTRNNSYSPSKGIYATMSYERGKLIHDPRKYDQFETDLRAYHPTFFGDKNVMAYRVAWGSTGSGTPEALKFSIGGAESVRGYDYGAFDGYDKFHATIENRTKINDTLQLVAFFDIGNAWQNESRDPRTGKKIYKPNRKDAHDFKDLKKGYGVGLRLNTPIGPLRFDYGWPMDPEKKGEKKDKGKFYFSFGQSF, encoded by the coding sequence ATGTCAAAACAAGAAGTGAAAAATAAGATTTATGCTTTAATTGTTGTAGTAACACTATTTGTATCTGTGAACAATGTGTCACAGGCGGAAGAAAAAGGCGGAACAATTGGAACAGCTGAACTGGCCGATAACAAGAATCTTTTAGCTGATGGAGAAACAGAAACAGGAATTGAGACATCTACGGCTGATGAAGCTGAAAGCCTAAGCAATTTTAATGAAGTTGAGCCAATCAGAGTTAAAGGAAGAAAAATTAAGAAAAGTAAAAGAAGCAAAAAAGAAGAACTGGAAGTTCAGAAAGCAATGGAACAGAAGGTTGAGCTAAAAGTTGGAACAATTCAAGTTTCAAACCTGAATGAAATATCTGCTGATGCAATACTGGAAAAACTTCCCGTGAAATCAGGAGACGATTATTCAAACAAGAGTTTAAGCGACATTTATCTTGCAGTAAAACGTCTTGGATATATCGCTGAGGCAAATGTGATTCCGCAAGTTGATGGAGATACGGTAAACATCCTGATACAGGTAAGCGAAGTGGAAAACGCCGAAGCAATCAGAAAAAAACTGCAATTACGTGAAGACATGCAAAAAGAAACAGAATTTACAGTTGCAAAAATTGGAATTGAAGGAACAAAAATAAAAAATGGAGAAGATTATTTGAAAGATCTTCCAATTAAAACAGGAGACCGTTTTATACCGCAAAAAGCTGTTGACGGTGCTCAAAAAATATTCCAGTCAGGATTCTTTTCATCAGTTGAGCCAAAAATTGACAGAAAGACTGACAATACAGTAAGCATTGTTTATGAAGTACAGGAAAATCCAATTATTCAAAGCATAAACTTTGAAGGAAATACACTTTACACAAATGATCAGCTTGAAAAAGCGCTTGGTGTGCAAAGAGGAGAAATCTTAAATGGGAATATGTTGAATCCTGATGAAAATGGAGTAATCAAGCTGTATGCAAAAGATGGATACACTTTGGCAAGAATAGAAACAATAAACGTTTCGCCTGAAGGAGTTGTAAATATAGGGCTTACAGAAGGAATGGTTGATTCTGTTGATTTCCAGAAAGCACCATCGAAGAAGGATAATGAAAGACAGTCGTTGAAAGCTACGACTTTAAGAACAAAACCTTATGTATTTGAAAGAGTGCAGGAAGTACGGCCTGGAGAAATTTTCAAGAGAGAAAATGTAGAAAGTACTATGAGAGAACTTTACAGAACTGGTATATTTACTTCAATAGAGCCTGTACTTAGCGGAAAAGAAGACGATCCAAATGCAAGAGTGGTTGAATTTCTTGTGGAAGAACGTCCAACAACTTCAATTAACGGAAGTATCTCGTACGGAACTTCTGTCGGATTAGTTGGAGAACTTAAATTATCTGACTCAAACTTCCTTGGAAGAGGGCAAGATGCTTCAATTACACTTTCGGCTTCAAATAAGGGAGATAAGACATTTGACATAAGCTGGTTTGATCCATGGGTAAAAAATACTGAACGTGTACAGCTAGGTGGAAATGTTTACTGGAATGAATCTGTTGATGACAATGCAGACAGAGATGAAGTTGAAAAAGTAAAAAAAGCAGGAACTCGTTGGACAATTGGTAAAGGACTTAACAGCAATCTTTACGTAAGACTTGCGGCAAGATATGATCACTTTAAGGAATTGCTTGGAAGCAAGGAAGTAAATGACAAGTATAACTTGCTTGCAATAGGGCCGTCATTGATTTATGATACAAGAAATAATTCGTATAGTCCATCAAAGGGAATTTATGCGACAATGTCATACGAAAGAGGTAAACTTATACACGATCCTAGAAAATATGATCAGTTTGAAACTGACCTGAGAGCTTATCATCCAACTTTCTTTGGGGATAAGAACGTAATGGCATATAGAGTGGCTTGGGGGTCTACAGGAAGCGGAACTCCAGAAGCGTTGAAGTTTAGTATAGGTGGAGCTGAATCAGTTCGTGGATATGACTACGGTGCATTTGATGGATATGACAAATTCCACGCAACTATTGAAAATAGAACTAAAATTAATGACACATTGCAATTGGTTGCATTCTTTGATATAGGAAACGCTTGGCAAAATGAGTCAAGAGATCCTCGTACTGGTAAGAAAATCTACAAGCCAAACAGAAAAGACGCTCATGACTTTAAAGACCTTAAAAAAGGTTATGGAGTTGGTCTGAGGCTGAATACTCCAATTGGACCATTAAGATTTGATTATGGTTGGCCAATGGATCCTGAGAAAAAAGGAGAGAAAAAAGATAAAGGTAAATTCTACTTTAGCTTTGGACAATCATTCTAG
- the lpxD gene encoding UDP-3-O-(3-hydroxymyristoyl)glucosamine N-acyltransferase, which yields MYDIKEIAQLINGEIRGNTELSFTRIAPFFHSTEKELTFAADEKMLKNIDKCSAGAVIVPDLPNLPANKTFIVVKGNPRELMPILLNYFKPKLQPFENQIENSAQIDESANVSKINTYIGHNVKIGKNAVIYPNVSIFEGTEIGDDCIIYSNVTVREFTKVGRGTILQPGAVIGSDGFGFVKINGNNVKIEQIGHVIIGEEVEIGANSCVDRGAIGDTIIKKGTKIDNLVHIAHNDIIGENCLIVAQTGISGSVEVGDNSTLAGQVGVAGHLKIGSNVVIAAKSGVTNDVPDGKQMSGYPLREHIEDLRVKMAMGKVPELVKRMKKLEKELEKMEAKK from the coding sequence ATGTATGATATAAAAGAAATTGCACAACTGATAAATGGAGAAATAAGAGGAAATACTGAGTTAAGCTTTACAAGGATTGCTCCATTTTTTCATTCAACTGAGAAGGAATTAACGTTTGCGGCAGATGAAAAGATGTTAAAAAATATAGATAAATGCAGTGCAGGAGCTGTGATTGTTCCTGATTTGCCAAATTTACCTGCAAATAAGACTTTTATTGTTGTAAAAGGCAATCCTAGAGAGTTAATGCCGATATTGCTAAATTATTTCAAGCCTAAATTACAGCCGTTTGAAAATCAGATAGAAAATTCTGCACAAATTGATGAAAGTGCAAATGTATCAAAAATAAATACTTATATCGGGCATAATGTCAAAATTGGGAAAAATGCAGTTATTTACCCAAATGTGTCAATTTTTGAAGGAACTGAGATTGGAGATGACTGTATAATTTATTCAAATGTTACAGTACGGGAATTTACAAAAGTTGGAAGAGGGACGATTTTACAGCCAGGAGCTGTGATAGGGTCTGACGGATTTGGATTTGTAAAAATTAATGGAAATAATGTGAAAATCGAACAGATTGGACATGTAATTATTGGAGAAGAAGTTGAAATTGGAGCAAATTCCTGTGTTGACAGAGGAGCGATTGGAGATACAATTATAAAAAAAGGGACAAAAATTGATAATCTTGTACATATTGCCCATAATGACATAATTGGAGAAAATTGTCTGATTGTGGCTCAGACTGGTATTTCTGGAAGTGTGGAAGTGGGAGATAATTCGACTCTTGCAGGACAGGTTGGAGTGGCAGGACACTTGAAAATTGGAAGCAATGTAGTGATTGCCGCAAAATCTGGAGTAACTAATGATGTGCCGGATGGTAAGCAAATGTCAGGTTATCCGCTTCGTGAACATATAGAAGACTTGAGAGTAAAAATGGCGATGGGAAAAGTTCCTGAACTTGTAAAAAGAATGAAAAAGCTGGAAAAAGAATTGGAAAAAATGGAAGCGAAAAAATAA
- a CDS encoding N-acetyltransferase, which translates to MKISRLSINDLLKYDTEEYVKENILNTFSSRKNNNVEDFLHNKAIFFEESSISTTHLIFDNNDTLLGYFSVANKSLILPNERFENLSNSKQKKLMQSGQKVGNGFYLVNSYLLGQLGKNFNLSESEQIKGNFLLSLAFELLLEAKELINAKYVWLECRNSEKLIDFYKKFGFEKIDNFISKDGLVVMMIKLDRKN; encoded by the coding sequence ATGAAAATATCAAGATTGTCGATAAATGATTTGTTGAAGTATGATACAGAAGAGTATGTAAAAGAAAATATTTTGAATACATTTAGTAGTAGAAAAAATAATAATGTAGAAGATTTTTTACATAATAAAGCAATATTTTTTGAGGAAAGTTCTATTTCAACAACACATCTAATTTTTGATAATAATGATACTTTGTTAGGTTATTTTTCAGTAGCAAATAAAAGTTTAATATTACCGAATGAAAGATTTGAAAATTTAAGTAATAGTAAACAAAAGAAATTAATGCAAAGTGGACAGAAGGTTGGTAACGGATTTTACTTAGTGAACAGTTATTTATTAGGACAATTAGGAAAAAATTTTAATTTATCAGAAAGTGAACAAATAAAAGGTAATTTTTTATTATCGCTTGCTTTTGAGTTATTGCTGGAAGCAAAGGAATTGATAAATGCAAAATATGTCTGGCTGGAATGTAGAAATTCAGAGAAACTTATAGATTTTTATAAAAAATTTGGCTTTGAGAAGATAGATAATTTTATTTCTAAAGATGGGCTGGTTGTTATGATGATAAAATTGGATAGGAAAAATTGA
- a CDS encoding Hsp33 family molecular chaperone HslO, with protein sequence MGKSEIIRGTSKCARFFVCDTTDIVKEAKKIHGLDPIATTVFGKLLTATAMMGKDLKNGKDLVTVKVNGDGPYGNMLATGNMKGEVKGYIGNPEDKFHQIIDENGNFIKDETGQVRFIGNGTMQVIKDLGMRDPFSGVTKINEEDIADIIAHYFLLSEQIKSVVALGVKLDENGEVKRAGGYLIQLLPGVEDGFIDKLENKLQQIRTITELLEGGMSLEKIVELLYEDISVFEEETDIDGAHKKVYVEDFEILEKSELEYRCNCTKDKFYKGLITLGKEEIDKILEEEGKIQVECHFCGKKYDFGKEDFKNL encoded by the coding sequence ATGGGAAAATCAGAAATAATTAGAGGGACAAGCAAATGTGCAAGATTTTTTGTCTGTGATACGACAGATATTGTAAAAGAGGCAAAGAAGATTCATGGGCTTGATCCGATAGCGACAACTGTTTTTGGGAAACTATTGACAGCGACAGCTATGATGGGGAAAGATTTGAAAAACGGGAAAGATTTAGTGACAGTTAAAGTAAATGGAGATGGACCTTATGGAAATATGCTTGCAACTGGGAATATGAAAGGGGAAGTAAAAGGTTATATTGGAAATCCTGAAGATAAATTTCATCAGATAATTGACGAGAATGGAAATTTTATAAAAGATGAGACTGGGCAAGTGAGATTTATTGGAAATGGGACAATGCAAGTTATAAAGGACTTGGGGATGCGTGATCCGTTTTCTGGCGTTACAAAAATAAATGAAGAAGATATTGCAGATATAATTGCTCATTATTTTCTTTTGTCAGAGCAGATAAAATCAGTTGTCGCACTTGGTGTAAAGCTGGATGAAAATGGAGAAGTAAAAAGGGCTGGAGGATATCTAATACAGCTGTTGCCAGGTGTGGAAGACGGATTTATTGATAAACTGGAAAATAAATTACAGCAGATTAGGACGATTACTGAACTTCTGGAAGGTGGAATGAGCCTTGAGAAGATTGTGGAACTGCTCTATGAGGATATTTCGGTATTTGAGGAAGAGACTGATATTGATGGTGCTCATAAAAAGGTTTATGTGGAAGATTTTGAAATTTTGGAAAAATCAGAGCTAGAGTATAGATGTAATTGCACTAAAGATAAGTTTTACAAGGGATTAATCACGCTTGGAAAAGAAGAAATTGATAAAATTCTGGAAGAGGAAGGCAAAATTCAGGTAGAATGCCATTTTTGCGGTAAAAAATATGATTTTGGAAAAGAAGATTTTAAAAATTTATAA